Proteins encoded together in one Calditrichota bacterium window:
- a CDS encoding sugar transferase, translating to MPRSIERNIWLRLFHLGVDLLFTAVSFVLAFALRTEIRIFYFFGSAQSVHSFYEVGVLVILIWWLLLDIQRAHHQVANGSVWNDFKLASRTAIIGTVCMFAAAYVLRIELPSRSTIALFTLVNTMLLTVNRVFFRSIREYLQSGGGLNKRVLVIGTSEKAQRFVKTISEHPTWPIVLLGFIDTDRKGDVNLPPELRYLGTPEDLPEVLHQHTIDEVVFAVPTRQISESTDMLALCEQEGVRSVILSNWFSSLVAHVSTDIQYDQPVLIYTSMRHKEWQILVKRLFDIVFSSLLLVFLMPLLLAIAVIIKLTDRGPIFYRWKVVGFNKEKFTGYKFRTMVVDADRLKAQLEAQNEMKGAVFKIKNDPRITPIGGILRKFSLDELPQLWSVLKGDMSIVGPRPPLETELPRFDSWHRRKLSVKPGLTCLWQISGRSSITDFDEWVKLDLAYIDNWTLWLDFKILMKTIPAVLLGRGAH from the coding sequence ATGCCGCGTAGTATCGAGCGAAACATCTGGCTGCGACTTTTCCATTTGGGAGTCGATTTGCTTTTTACAGCCGTTTCGTTCGTGCTTGCGTTTGCACTGCGTACCGAGATCAGAATTTTTTACTTTTTCGGAAGCGCGCAGTCCGTTCATTCGTTCTATGAAGTCGGTGTACTCGTCATTTTGATATGGTGGCTGTTGCTTGATATCCAGCGGGCGCACCACCAAGTGGCGAACGGTTCAGTTTGGAACGACTTCAAGCTGGCGTCGCGGACGGCGATCATCGGAACGGTTTGTATGTTCGCGGCGGCGTATGTCCTGCGAATCGAACTTCCGTCCCGCTCGACGATCGCGCTGTTCACGTTGGTGAATACGATGCTGTTGACAGTGAATCGCGTGTTCTTTAGGAGCATTCGAGAGTATTTGCAAAGCGGCGGCGGCCTCAACAAGCGTGTGCTGGTGATCGGGACGAGCGAGAAGGCACAGAGATTCGTAAAGACAATTTCTGAGCATCCGACATGGCCGATCGTTCTGCTCGGGTTCATCGACACTGATCGAAAAGGAGACGTCAACCTCCCGCCGGAGCTGCGCTATCTTGGAACCCCTGAAGACTTGCCCGAAGTTCTGCATCAACACACAATCGATGAGGTTGTGTTTGCCGTGCCGACTCGGCAAATTTCGGAAAGTACGGATATGCTGGCGTTGTGCGAACAAGAAGGTGTTCGCTCGGTGATTTTGTCGAATTGGTTCTCGAGTCTTGTGGCGCACGTCTCGACAGACATTCAGTACGACCAGCCGGTGTTGATCTACACCTCAATGCGGCACAAGGAATGGCAGATTCTTGTCAAGCGGCTGTTTGACATCGTGTTTTCGAGTCTGCTCCTTGTCTTCCTGATGCCGCTGCTGCTGGCGATTGCAGTTATTATCAAGCTGACGGACCGCGGACCAATTTTTTACCGTTGGAAAGTCGTGGGCTTCAACAAAGAGAAGTTTACAGGTTACAAGTTTCGTACGATGGTCGTAGATGCCGACCGTTTGAAGGCGCAGCTCGAAGCGCAAAACGAGATGAAAGGCGCGGTCTTCAAAATCAAGAACGATCCGCGCATTACGCCGATCGGCGGAATTTTGCGGAAGTTCAGTTTGGACGAATTGCCGCAGCTGTGGAGTGTTTTGAAGGGCGACATGTCCATCGTGGGACCGCGCCCGCCGCTGGAAACGGAGTTGCCGCGCTTTGACAGTTGGCACCGCAGAAAACTTTCCGTCAAGCCCGGACTGACGTGTTTGTGGCAGATTTCGGGCCGCAGCAGTATCACGGACTTCGACGAGTGGGTAAAACTTGATCTTGCTTACATCGACAATTGGACGCTGTGGCTTGATTTCAAGATTTTGATGAAGACGATTCCCGCGGTGCTTTTGGGCCGCGGAGCACATTAA
- a CDS encoding DegT/DnrJ/EryC1/StrS family aminotransferase yields the protein MKVNMLNLQEQFTHIRDEVMSEVADIFETQSFILGKRGAALETAMAELAGMKYGIGVSSGTDALLLSVMALKPNAGDEVITTPYTFFATASSIVRGGAKPVFVDIDEETYNARADQIEAVITPKTRALLPVHLFGQMVEPAAWLAIAKKHSLRIIEDAAQAVGAKFNDVVAGGFGDLSCFSFYPTKNLGGAGDGGMVLASDEALAYDVRINRVHGGKDRYYHDQIGICGRLDEIQAAVLMVKFKHLSAWNARRRELAQMYNEGLAETPVKTPAELPGAWHTYHQYVIRAPKRDELMEHLKNKGVGNMIYYPVPLHLQKCFSFLGYKEGAFPAAEKAAKETVALPMSAELTYGEVNYVCEAVREFYGVRND from the coding sequence ATGAAAGTCAATATGCTGAACTTGCAGGAGCAGTTCACGCACATTCGCGACGAAGTGATGAGCGAAGTCGCGGATATTTTCGAAACACAAAGTTTTATTTTAGGCAAGCGCGGAGCAGCGCTGGAAACCGCGATGGCCGAGCTCGCGGGAATGAAATACGGCATCGGCGTTTCATCGGGCACGGACGCGCTCTTGCTTTCCGTGATGGCGCTAAAGCCGAATGCGGGCGATGAAGTCATCACGACTCCGTACACGTTTTTCGCTACGGCGAGTTCTATCGTGCGGGGCGGAGCTAAGCCCGTATTCGTGGACATCGACGAAGAAACATACAATGCGCGCGCCGACCAAATCGAAGCGGTGATCACTCCGAAAACTCGCGCACTCTTGCCCGTACATCTATTCGGACAAATGGTTGAGCCTGCCGCGTGGCTTGCTATTGCGAAGAAGCACAGCTTGCGCATAATTGAAGATGCGGCACAGGCTGTCGGCGCAAAGTTTAACGACGTCGTGGCCGGTGGTTTCGGCGATTTGAGTTGCTTTTCGTTTTACCCAACGAAAAATCTCGGCGGCGCGGGCGACGGCGGTATGGTGCTCGCAAGTGACGAAGCGCTTGCTTACGACGTGCGCATTAACCGCGTGCACGGCGGAAAAGACCGTTATTACCATGATCAAATCGGTATTTGCGGACGACTGGACGAAATTCAGGCCGCGGTCCTGATGGTAAAGTTCAAACATTTGTCCGCATGGAACGCGCGCAGGCGCGAGCTTGCGCAGATGTACAACGAAGGCTTGGCCGAAACGCCCGTCAAGACCCCGGCAGAATTGCCGGGTGCGTGGCATACGTATCATCAGTATGTGATTCGGGCTCCGAAGCGAGACGAGTTGATGGAACATTTGAAAAACAAAGGCGTCGGCAACATGATCTACTATCCCGTGCCACTGCATTTGCAAAAGTGTTTCAGTTTCCTTGGCTACAAGGAAGGTGCGTTTCCGGCGGCGGAAAAGGCCGCGAAGGAGACCGTCGCGCTTCCGATGTCCGCAGAGTTGACGTACGGTGAAGTTAACTACGTTTGCGAGGCGGTCCGCGAATTCTATGGCGTTCGCAACGACTGA
- a CDS encoding SDR family oxidoreductase: MASRYLVTGGAGFIGSNIVEELLKRGQQVRVFDNLATGKKENLAAFSKDIEFIEADLRDEEAIRNATKGCDYVLHQGALGSVPRSINDPVTTNEVNIRGTLNALMAARDAGVKRFVAASSSSVYGNTPTLPKIESMTMLPRSPYAVSKLATEKYCQAFHACYGLETIALRYFNIFGPRQDPNSQYAAVIPLFITWAMADKKPIVHGDGLQSRDFTFVENAVSANLLACEAPAEKVAGEFFNVACGARYSLMDILKGIGESLGKKIEPNHEPTRAGDVRDSLADISKIQDAMGYKVLVPMEEGLRRTVEYFTRVAQ, from the coding sequence ATGGCATCTCGTTACTTGGTAACCGGCGGCGCCGGATTTATTGGTTCGAACATCGTTGAAGAGCTTTTGAAACGCGGACAACAGGTGCGCGTGTTTGACAATTTGGCGACGGGCAAGAAGGAAAATCTTGCGGCGTTCTCAAAAGATATTGAGTTTATCGAAGCGGACTTGCGCGACGAAGAGGCAATCCGCAACGCGACGAAGGGCTGCGACTATGTGCTGCATCAAGGCGCGTTGGGAAGCGTGCCGCGCTCGATCAACGACCCTGTGACGACCAACGAAGTGAACATTCGAGGGACGCTAAACGCTCTGATGGCGGCGCGGGACGCCGGAGTGAAGCGGTTCGTCGCGGCATCGAGTTCGTCGGTTTACGGCAATACACCGACGCTGCCAAAGATTGAGTCGATGACGATGCTGCCGCGATCACCGTACGCCGTGAGCAAGTTGGCGACCGAAAAATATTGCCAAGCGTTTCACGCGTGTTATGGATTGGAAACAATTGCACTGCGCTATTTCAATATTTTCGGACCGCGGCAAGACCCCAATTCACAGTATGCGGCCGTTATCCCGCTGTTTATTACGTGGGCCATGGCGGACAAAAAGCCGATTGTTCACGGTGACGGATTACAGTCCCGAGACTTTACGTTTGTCGAGAATGCGGTCAGTGCAAACTTGCTGGCCTGCGAAGCTCCGGCTGAAAAAGTCGCGGGAGAGTTTTTCAACGTCGCCTGCGGCGCGCGCTATTCGCTGATGGATATCTTAAAAGGGATCGGCGAATCGCTCGGCAAGAAAATCGAACCGAATCACGAGCCGACGCGCGCGGGAGACGTGCGCGACTCGCTTGCGGACATTAGCAAAATTCAAGATGCTATGGGTTACAAGGTGCTGGTGCCCATGGAAGAAGGGCTGCGTCGCACCGTGGAATATTTTACTCGAGTGGCACAATGA
- a CDS encoding right-handed parallel beta-helix repeat-containing protein: MTSRIATFLLLSLALVFVSCKKSEDSKSGVFGRIVTTDGSVDGVVVKIYNIPDQANPSSDASVWSVTDAEDQVGFPFKASYGFDHRLYNSIMQDTVNGDGEFQFKNVVAGDYFVVAEIQGLVWSVPQDLHTSGGDVDMHEIELPQVVDYGEQFYNFDEDVTFESGTHYLLHNNTQVLAGVTLTIQPGAVVRLAGAKSLQIRGTMICRGTPDNYIQFLPLEVVSRDPDEWQQVKFRPSATPPDIAYTVFRHGSTALDLETNGGVVEYCHFYKFSGEGVLARYEPPRISHCIFERNGYGIYNTATSGLDCEHNLFQTCDPFAITLYNKSDCDLFCNWFRNCGGSDTSGSGARGVIKLDLVNNSEIHNNHFETSWFAFQVGSWVDSTTYIHHNNFTRMNTVMNINVTEDQRGPSNPLFKYNCFSTVDRFIIYYNCNQHNYRDMDATSNSWGTTSLSFIADHYIHDRQDDGTCPIVNYSPVLNSCSEILTQTGTAAGICQ; encoded by the coding sequence ATGACGTCTCGGATTGCCACATTTCTCCTGCTTTCACTTGCGCTCGTTTTCGTTTCCTGTAAAAAGAGCGAAGACTCCAAGAGCGGCGTTTTCGGCCGCATCGTGACGACTGACGGCTCGGTCGACGGAGTGGTCGTAAAGATCTACAACATCCCCGACCAAGCAAATCCTTCGTCGGACGCGTCGGTCTGGTCGGTCACGGACGCGGAAGATCAAGTTGGTTTTCCGTTCAAGGCAAGCTACGGGTTCGACCACAGGTTGTACAATTCGATCATGCAGGACACCGTAAACGGAGACGGCGAATTTCAATTCAAAAACGTCGTCGCCGGCGACTATTTTGTCGTCGCGGAGATTCAGGGTTTGGTTTGGTCTGTTCCGCAAGATCTGCACACCTCCGGCGGAGACGTCGATATGCACGAGATCGAATTGCCGCAAGTTGTGGATTACGGCGAACAATTCTACAATTTTGACGAAGACGTAACTTTCGAGTCGGGAACACACTATCTCCTTCACAACAACACACAAGTTTTAGCTGGTGTGACGCTGACGATTCAGCCGGGCGCCGTCGTCAGACTTGCGGGCGCGAAGTCGCTGCAAATCCGCGGGACGATGATTTGCCGGGGTACGCCGGACAACTACATCCAATTTCTGCCGCTCGAAGTTGTCAGCCGCGATCCGGACGAATGGCAGCAAGTTAAATTCAGGCCCAGCGCAACTCCGCCCGACATCGCATATACGGTTTTCCGTCACGGCTCGACGGCACTTGATCTTGAGACCAACGGCGGCGTGGTCGAATACTGCCACTTCTACAAGTTCTCCGGCGAGGGTGTGTTGGCGCGCTACGAACCGCCGAGGATCAGCCACTGCATTTTCGAGCGCAACGGATACGGAATCTACAACACGGCGACGAGCGGGCTCGACTGCGAACACAATCTTTTCCAAACGTGCGATCCTTTTGCAATCACGCTGTACAACAAGAGTGACTGCGATTTATTTTGTAATTGGTTTCGCAACTGCGGAGGTTCGGACACGAGCGGCAGCGGAGCGCGCGGCGTGATTAAGCTCGACCTCGTGAACAACTCTGAAATTCACAATAACCATTTCGAGACGTCGTGGTTCGCGTTTCAGGTTGGTTCGTGGGTGGACTCGACGACCTACATTCATCACAACAACTTCACCCGCATGAACACCGTGATGAACATCAACGTCACGGAAGATCAACGCGGTCCGTCCAATCCGCTATTCAAGTACAATTGCTTCTCGACCGTTGACCGGTTCATCATTTACTACAACTGCAACCAGCACAACTACCGCGACATGGATGCGACCAGCAACTCGTGGGGAACGACGAGTCTAAGTTTCATCGCCGATCATTATATCCATGACCGTCAAGACGACGGGACCTGTCCTATTGTCAATTACTCTCCAGTCTTGAATTCTTGTTCGGAGATTCTCACGCAAACCGGCACGGCAGCGGGCATCTGCCAATAA
- a CDS encoding decaprenyl-phosphate phosphoribosyltransferase, with product MLELLRPAQWSKNMILFAAVLFSPARVVIESPHVIVQALQGFAAFCMLSSAVYALNDLLDLKADREHPKKKSRPLPSGRVSTNMAATLAFLLGGIGVGWAFVIDWYFGIVAVIYLVVNLAYSLGLKQAVILDVLLLSMGFVLRAVGGVAVIRTMLPDVYLSYWLILCAFLLSLFLALAKRRHEIALLGEAAASHRASLANYSLTFIDQMLSALAAATLVAYSLYTISDDTVHRYGTRALFWTLPFVVYGLFRYLYLIYNRGEGGDPSKLLVKDRATLINVALWALTTAGIVYLT from the coding sequence ATACTCGAACTGCTGCGGCCCGCGCAGTGGTCGAAGAACATGATTCTCTTCGCGGCGGTGTTGTTTTCACCGGCGCGCGTCGTCATTGAATCGCCGCACGTGATCGTGCAGGCGCTGCAAGGCTTTGCGGCGTTCTGTATGCTATCGTCTGCGGTGTACGCATTGAACGACTTGCTCGACTTGAAGGCGGACCGCGAACATCCGAAAAAGAAATCGCGTCCGCTGCCTTCGGGCCGGGTATCGACCAACATGGCCGCGACGCTGGCATTTCTGCTCGGCGGGATCGGAGTAGGTTGGGCATTCGTAATCGACTGGTACTTCGGTATCGTCGCCGTGATTTATTTGGTCGTGAACTTGGCCTATTCGTTGGGGCTTAAGCAGGCGGTCATCCTCGACGTACTTTTGTTGTCGATGGGATTCGTGCTGCGTGCCGTCGGCGGAGTGGCGGTGATCCGCACCATGCTGCCCGACGTGTATTTGTCGTACTGGCTGATTCTGTGCGCGTTCTTGTTGTCGTTGTTCTTGGCATTGGCCAAGCGCCGGCACGAGATCGCGTTGTTGGGAGAAGCGGCCGCGAGTCACCGCGCAAGTTTGGCCAACTACAGTTTGACCTTCATTGACCAAATGTTGTCTGCGCTGGCTGCGGCGACGTTGGTGGCCTACAGTCTTTACACGATTTCAGATGATACCGTCCACCGTTACGGCACGCGAGCGTTGTTTTGGACGCTGCCGTTTGTCGTATACGGCCTGTTTCGGTATTTGTACCTGATCTACAACCGGGGTGAAGGCGGCGATCCGTCGAAGCTCCTGGTGAAAGATCGCGCAACCTTAATCAATGTCGCGCTGTGGGCTTTGACTACGGCAGGCATCGTCTATTTGACCTGA
- a CDS encoding nucleotide sugar dehydrogenase, which translates to MILNELKKKAQEGTLRVGVVGLGYVGLPLAVQFAVKGISVTGIDITQGKVDLINRGENYILDVNDKELADSVKSGKLKATTDYSVIKDLDAISICVPTPLRKTGDPDISYIIAARDEILKYAHPGLLIVLESTTYPGTTDELMVPAFEEKGLKVGEDVFIAFSPERVDPGNEKYGTFNTPKVMGGSTPACLDAAQAVYGLVIEKLVPVSSTQAAELVKLLENTFRSINIGLVNELAIMCEILGVDVWEVIRAASTKPFGFMPFYPGPGLGGHCIPIDPIYLSWKLKTLKYRARFIELADDINTKMPDYVTQRVADALNERGKAVKGCKALVMGVAYKRDIDDSRESPSLDIIELLMKRGAQVDYHDPFIPEVDTANHRMKSVPFNKEAAKKYDVAVICTDHRSIDYAMLAENCALVFDARNATAGLGKRDNVVKL; encoded by the coding sequence ATGATTCTGAATGAGTTAAAGAAGAAGGCCCAAGAAGGTACCCTGCGAGTCGGCGTTGTCGGCCTCGGGTACGTAGGTCTTCCGCTAGCTGTTCAATTCGCCGTCAAAGGTATTAGCGTTACGGGTATCGACATCACGCAAGGGAAAGTCGACCTCATCAACCGCGGCGAAAACTACATTCTCGACGTGAACGACAAAGAGCTTGCGGACTCGGTCAAGTCCGGAAAGCTAAAAGCGACGACAGACTACTCCGTGATAAAGGACTTGGACGCGATTTCGATTTGCGTTCCGACTCCGTTGCGCAAAACTGGTGATCCGGATATTTCTTATATCATCGCGGCGCGGGACGAAATTTTGAAGTATGCTCATCCGGGTCTTTTGATCGTACTCGAGAGTACGACGTATCCTGGCACGACGGACGAGCTCATGGTGCCGGCCTTCGAAGAAAAGGGCTTGAAAGTTGGTGAAGACGTCTTCATCGCGTTTTCGCCGGAGCGTGTCGATCCCGGCAACGAAAAATACGGCACGTTCAATACCCCGAAAGTCATGGGCGGATCGACACCTGCCTGTTTGGACGCGGCGCAGGCAGTGTACGGTTTGGTCATCGAAAAACTCGTGCCGGTTTCTAGTACGCAGGCCGCGGAACTCGTAAAACTGCTTGAGAACACGTTCCGCTCCATCAACATCGGATTGGTGAACGAACTTGCGATCATGTGCGAGATTCTCGGCGTCGACGTGTGGGAAGTGATTCGCGCCGCTTCGACAAAGCCGTTCGGTTTCATGCCGTTCTATCCGGGGCCGGGTTTGGGTGGCCATTGTATTCCCATCGATCCGATCTACCTGTCGTGGAAACTCAAGACTCTGAAATACCGCGCACGGTTTATCGAACTGGCCGACGATATTAACACCAAGATGCCCGATTACGTTACTCAGCGAGTCGCCGACGCTTTGAATGAACGCGGAAAAGCCGTCAAGGGCTGCAAAGCGCTGGTGATGGGCGTGGCCTACAAGCGGGATATCGACGATTCGCGGGAATCTCCGTCGCTGGATATCATTGAACTCTTGATGAAGCGCGGCGCTCAGGTGGACTATCACGATCCGTTCATCCCTGAAGTAGACACGGCCAATCATCGCATGAAATCCGTGCCGTTCAACAAAGAAGCCGCGAAGAAATACGACGTCGCGGTGATTTGCACGGATCACAGATCGATCGACTACGCGATGCTCGCCGAGAACTGCGCGTTGGTCTTCGACGCACGCAACGCGACGGCCGGGCTTGGGAAACGAGACAACGTGGTGAAGCTGTAG
- a CDS encoding FG-GAP repeat protein, whose protein sequence is MKRIGYILVSSVLILAVYALSLAQLESKNTSAKYLLRVMDGPEARAYYGSAIDGAHAWTGDKPLYAVSYTGENAGPVARGAVLFYDGLLAETPTMKIQGQEDGELFGSSMSTGDFNGDGTPDLAIAAEGGQGTGAKPAGKVYLYMGGSGFGGTSVKITAGESKDSFGHSIDMSHDVNGDNYADLVVGAPHSAKNGATSGRVYVYFGNANGVANKPDLEYKLGTLNDLFGTAVSTGDVTGDGQADLIIGAPHYGAEATYNGAVYVFAGGKEISTTKTVMLYKGELTSFQDEFGWSTAIVPDMNGDGVAEILVGAPQFTSGGKQLGKVYLYHGGTTLPNGPSATFTGSAEAGRFGEKVFALGDLNGDGKGDWAAQAANANQSRGVVSFFYGGWETDFYQFSGENIADAAGNSVASFGDLDGNGSTDLAVGARWWDNGDFENVGRVYLLSLQ, encoded by the coding sequence ATGAAGAGAATTGGTTATATTTTGGTGTCGTCGGTGTTGATTCTGGCTGTGTACGCGCTATCGCTGGCCCAGCTTGAATCCAAGAACACCTCGGCAAAATACCTGTTGCGCGTCATGGACGGTCCTGAGGCCCGGGCCTATTATGGTTCTGCGATTGACGGAGCGCACGCTTGGACGGGGGACAAGCCGCTGTATGCGGTTTCGTATACCGGAGAAAATGCCGGGCCTGTCGCACGCGGCGCAGTCTTGTTCTACGACGGACTGCTTGCCGAAACGCCGACCATGAAGATTCAGGGCCAAGAAGACGGTGAATTGTTTGGAAGCTCGATGTCCACTGGCGACTTTAACGGCGACGGCACTCCCGACTTAGCGATTGCCGCGGAAGGCGGACAGGGCACAGGTGCCAAGCCTGCCGGCAAAGTCTACCTGTACATGGGCGGCTCGGGATTCGGCGGCACGAGTGTCAAGATCACGGCAGGCGAAAGCAAAGACTCGTTCGGCCATTCGATTGACATGTCACACGACGTGAACGGTGACAATTATGCCGACCTCGTCGTCGGAGCACCGCACTCGGCCAAGAACGGCGCCACTTCCGGCCGCGTATATGTCTATTTCGGCAACGCGAACGGTGTGGCCAACAAGCCGGACCTCGAGTACAAATTGGGTACGTTGAATGACTTGTTCGGCACTGCGGTTTCGACCGGAGACGTGACGGGTGACGGCCAAGCTGACTTGATCATCGGCGCGCCTCATTATGGCGCTGAGGCCACGTATAACGGCGCTGTGTACGTTTTTGCGGGCGGTAAGGAAATCAGCACAACCAAGACGGTTATGCTGTACAAGGGCGAATTGACGAGCTTTCAGGACGAGTTTGGCTGGTCCACAGCGATTGTGCCTGACATGAACGGCGACGGAGTCGCTGAAATTCTGGTTGGCGCCCCGCAATTCACTTCGGGTGGGAAACAACTGGGCAAGGTTTATCTGTACCACGGCGGCACTACATTACCAAACGGACCCTCCGCGACCTTTACGGGTTCAGCAGAGGCGGGTCGGTTTGGTGAAAAGGTCTTTGCCTTGGGTGACCTAAACGGCGATGGCAAAGGCGACTGGGCAGCTCAGGCAGCCAACGCCAACCAGAGCCGCGGGGTTGTCTCCTTCTTCTACGGCGGCTGGGAGACTGATTTCTACCAGTTTTCGGGCGAGAATATTGCTGACGCAGCAGGAAATAGTGTGGCGTCGTTTGGTGACTTAGACGGCAACGGTTCGACCGATTTGGCGGTTGGCGCCCGCTGGTGGGACAACGGTGATTTCGAAAATGTCGGCCGAGTCTACTTGCTCAGCCTGCAATAG
- a CDS encoding OmpA family protein, with product MTSRIRNTALGLCIMMLFGITAANAQNHAAPFLRMGVGARGMAMGTAQTAVANDATAAYWNPAALQWLHKFEVSLMYTGGLEADRNYNYIGASLCAEKLGTFGLSWLNSGTTGLIQSDNTGNKTGTFDAADNAFQLNYARGLGGGFALGLGAKFIQSDLITDDGWGVDAGLLFRPYDEVTVGFMMRDLAGEYGQDQTPYEARLGFGVKPWKNVTLTTDLNKVKDEETTLDVGGAYDLPISDNVSFYLAAGMNDLVETEEANRGMTAGFGFGFKSFALQYAYVEEPQAFLGENHRISLNFYFKECNSLRSAMGSLKRERKEAAMMEKSDGPKEFIHRYIFEGNPSLKLSLELLRPEQKDSIEAVWMETGGVVSFPGINFATGSAEITDEFARVLDGAAKLINEHPEIQLLEVQGHTDNTGSDAINNPLSQARADAVRNYLISRGVDPSRLVAKGYGSTKPVASNANEQGRYQNRRIDLVRIR from the coding sequence ATGACATCCCGAATTCGCAACACGGCGCTGGGTCTGTGCATAATGATGCTCTTCGGTATCACTGCCGCCAACGCGCAAAACCATGCCGCTCCGTTCTTGCGGATGGGTGTGGGTGCGCGTGGTATGGCAATGGGTACCGCCCAAACCGCCGTAGCCAACGATGCGACCGCGGCCTACTGGAACCCCGCTGCGTTACAATGGCTGCACAAATTCGAAGTGTCGCTCATGTATACCGGTGGGCTGGAAGCCGATCGCAATTACAACTACATCGGAGCGTCGCTGTGTGCCGAGAAGCTTGGGACCTTCGGTCTGTCCTGGCTCAATTCCGGTACGACTGGTTTGATTCAGTCGGACAATACCGGAAACAAGACGGGCACATTTGACGCCGCCGACAATGCGTTCCAGTTGAACTACGCGCGAGGTTTGGGTGGCGGTTTCGCCCTCGGACTCGGTGCAAAGTTCATCCAGAGCGATCTCATCACTGATGACGGCTGGGGCGTCGATGCAGGCTTGCTCTTCCGCCCGTATGATGAAGTCACTGTTGGCTTCATGATGCGTGACCTTGCGGGTGAGTACGGTCAGGATCAGACACCTTATGAAGCCCGACTCGGTTTCGGTGTCAAGCCGTGGAAAAACGTCACGCTGACGACCGACCTGAACAAGGTGAAGGATGAAGAAACGACGTTGGACGTCGGTGGTGCCTACGACCTGCCGATCAGCGACAACGTGAGCTTCTACCTCGCCGCGGGTATGAACGATCTGGTTGAAACGGAAGAAGCCAACCGTGGTATGACCGCCGGTTTTGGTTTCGGTTTCAAGAGCTTCGCCCTGCAGTATGCTTACGTCGAAGAGCCGCAAGCATTCTTGGGCGAGAATCACCGCATCTCGTTGAACTTCTACTTCAAGGAGTGCAACAGCCTGCGGAGCGCCATGGGCAGCCTGAAGCGTGAGCGCAAGGAAGCTGCCATGATGGAAAAATCGGATGGCCCGAAGGAATTCATCCATCGTTACATCTTCGAAGGTAACCCCTCCCTCAAGCTCAGCCTCGAATTGCTGCGTCCCGAGCAGAAAGATTCCATCGAAGCCGTGTGGATGGAGACCGGCGGCGTCGTCAGCTTCCCGGGTATCAACTTCGCCACGGGCAGCGCAGAGATTACCGATGAATTCGCGCGCGTGTTGGACGGCGCGGCCAAGCTGATCAACGAGCATCCGGAAATCCAGTTGCTTGAAGTTCAAGGCCACACCGATAACACCGGTTCGGATGCGATTAACAACCCGCTGTCGCAGGCTCGTGCGGACGCCGTTCGCAACTACCTGATCTCGCGCGGTGTTGATCCCAGCCGCTTGGTCGCCAAGGGTTATGGTTCGACGAAGCCCGTTGCCAGCAATGCCAACGAGCAAGGCCGCTACCAGAACCGCCGCATCGACCTCGTTCGCATTCGGTAA